In the Lactobacillus paragasseri genome, TAAAGAAAATTGGGCTAATTGCTACAGCCAAGTTAAACGTTTAGAAATTAAAGATGGCGTGTTATATCAACATCCTGTAGACGCAATCAAAAATTTACGTCATAATGAAAAACAGCTCAATGATGAAAAAATAATTAGTCAAAAGGCCGGTAAACAATATGAATTAAAACTTCACTTAGCTGCTGGTCAAGCTGGAAAATTACATCTAGCTTCTAATGAGGATTTATCTGCAAGTTTAGTAGTTGACTTCAATACAGCTCAAGATGCTAAATTAACGATTGATCGTGCTTCAAGTGGTCCAGCTGTTAACCCAGATTACGGTGCAACTAGAACAATTGAACTTAATGCCAACCAAGACTTAGATCTAGATATTTTCGTAGATGGCTCATTATGCGAAATTTTCATCAATGATGGTCGCCATGTTGCAACTTTACGATTCTTTGCACCAAGCTCAAATCAAAAAATTACCTTTGACAAAGATACCAAGTACACAGGACGATTATGGAGCATGAATTCTATATTATAGGAAGATGACAATGGTTAAATTAACCGACGTAGCTGCTAAAGCAGGCTGTTCTGTAACTACCGTTTCACGAGTAATTAACAATTATGGCTATATTAGTCAAAAAACAAGAAAAAAAGTTCACGAGGCAATGAGAGAGCTGAACTATCAACCAAATTCTGTTGCCCGCTCTCTTCAGGGAAAGAAAACCAAACTTATTGGTTTAATTTTTCCAGATGTATCTAATCCATTTTTTGGTGAATTAGTTTCTAAAATTGAAGATCAATTATTTAATCATGGCTACAAGACGATCCTTTGCAATGCTGGCAGTGATACAGAGAAGGAACGTACCTATCTGCAAATGCTCATGGCTAATCAGGTAGATGGGATTATTGCTGGAGCTCATAATCTGGGCATTGAAGAATATCAAAGAACGGGTTTGCCAATCGTTTCGTTTGATCGTAAACTCTCAGATAACATTCCAATTGTTAGTGCCGATAACTTCAAGGGTGGCAGTTTAGCTACTCAAGAACTTTATAATCATGGTGCCCGTCATATTTATTTTGTAGGAAATCCAACTCTAGATGGGCATCCTACGCAAAAGAGATTGCTTGGCTACAAAGAAACAATCAAGGAATTGCAATTAACGGAACATATTCATCCAGTAATTTTTAATGAAACTCTTGCACTAAAAGAAATGGCAATTAAAGACTTACTGGAGAATCATAAAGTAGACGGGATCGTAGCATCTGACGACCTTACTGCTCTTTTGATCATGAATATTAGTCACGAATTAGGAATTAAAATTCCTAAAGATTTAAAGATTATTGGATTCGATGGAAGTAAAGTAGTACGTGATTTTGAACCACGTCTGTCTACAATTGTTCAACCTATTCCTTCAATTGCACAACTACTTGTTAAGCTTTTAGAAAAGCGAATCGACAATCCTACTGAAAAATTAGATAACTATACATACTACTTGCCAGTAGAATTACTTAAGCGCGAATCTAGCGGAAACTAAGAAAAAGACTTTAGACATTTTTAGTGTCTAAAGTCTTTTTTACTCCAAATACAATTTTCTAAAATCTTTCAAATCCTGCTTTGAAAAACCCAATTCCTTCGTAAAATAATTTTCAAAACCACCATACCCAGCATCAATTGTTTGCGTAATTCCTTTAACAGCCGTTCCCTCTCCTTCAGTAACATTCATTCGATTAACCATTTTAATCATCTCAGAATCACTTGGGAGCTGCTTTTTAAGGCCAAAAGTATACAACTCATTAGTTAATAAATAGTCGCGTGCAATGGTATGCTCGTCAATTCCAAGTCCTTTTAAAATTAGAGCTGTTGTCATCCCTGTACGGTCTTTTCCAGCACTGCAATGATAGACTAAGGCTTCATTTTCAGGCAAAGTAAGTAATGCTGCAAATACGCGTGCAAAAGCTTTTTGACTAGCTGGGCTCAAAATCACATTTTGATAAATCTCGCCTAAATAACTGTCAACTTTAGGAATGTGATGCAAAAAGCGATACAGCTTATGACTATCATTAACAAAATTACCACTGCTATCTTCCGCATAGACATGACAATCCCAAACTTCAACACCCTGCCATTTTCGATCTGGCGCCATTACTTGTTCATTGCTAGTCCTTAAATCACAGTCTACTGTGACATTCATTTTTGCTAATTTTTCTTCGTCGCGTTCAGTTAAGCTGCTTAATGAGTCAGAGCGATAAATTTTTCCCCACTTCACATGTTTACCTTCATTATTTTCATAGCCACCGATATCACGAAAATTTACAGTACCGTCAAAAGTAATTAAGCGATTATGTTCCATAGCTTCTCATCCTCTATCTTATTGTCTCTCATCTTATATTCTAGCTTATTTTCTTAAGGAATTAAGTATTTAAGACTTAGGCACTTACTTTATTTACAAAATCTCTAGCGATAGTTTTAGACATAAATACAGAACACTTTCACTTTGTTAGTTTCTTATCTATAATTAATAGTAATAATTTACCAGTAAATAACTTTCAAGGAGGATTGCACAATAATGTCAAATGAACACATAGAAGCTCTAACAATTGCTGGTCATGATAGTGATGGTAGCGCTGGGATGCCAGCTGACTTACATGCCTTTTACGCACGTGGCGTTTATGGTATGGGGCTCTTAACTGCTGCCGTTGCTGGAAATTCGCAAGGAATTTTTGCTCAACAATTAATGCCATTAGATTTTATTCAAAAGCAATTCGATGTCTTAAATGATGATTTCAAAATAAAGGCCGTTAAGACTGGAATGCTTGCTAATAAAGATATTATCGATGTAGTTGCTAAAAACTTAAAACATTATCAAATGCAAAATATTGTACTTGATCCAGTGATTATTACTAAACATGGTGCCACCCTTTTAGCAGATGATGCATACCAAGCATTTCTAAAAAAATTAGTACCACTTGCCACAATTATTACACCAAACTTTTTTGAAGCACAAAAGCTAACCGGTCTTGAATTGAAAAACGAGTCTGAAATCAAGCAAGGCGCTAAAATGTTACAAAAAATGGGTGCAAAAAATGTTTTAATTAAAGGCAGTCATCATAATGACAGACAACCAGAAGTTAAAGATTACTTACTGTTAGATGACGGCTCAGACGAATGGCTAACTAAACCTTACTTTAAGACTGATCGAGTTAACGGTACGGGGGATACTTTATCAGCAGTAATTGCAGCCGAACTTGCAAAGGGGAACAATGTAAAAACTGCGGTTAAAATTGCCAAAGATTTCACCTATGAAGCACTTTCACATCCCATTAACGTTGGTGCAAAATATGGTCCCATTAACCATCTAGCTGCTCAAGAAGAAATGAAACAATAATTTTTACTAACTATGATTTAAGACAATTTTAAGTTATACTTTGAACATACAATTTAAATAGGGATGATAATTATGGCAGATAAAACAATTAAAATTGCATACTTATATGAAGACTTAATGAATACTTATGGAGATTCAGGTGACGTCAAAGTAATTCGTTACTTACTTGACAAACAAGGCTATCAAACTGAAGTTGATAACATTTCTCTAGATGACAAATTCAATGCTAACGACTACGACTTTTTATTCTTTGGCGGCGGTCAAGACTTTGAACAAACTGTTGTAGCTAAAGATCTGCCACGTCATAAAGAAACAATTGAAAACTATATCAACGCTGGTAATCCAATGCTTTGTATCTGTGGTGGTTATCAATTAATGGGAGATTATTACAAGACTAATTCTGGGATTACAATCAAAGGCTTAGGTATTCTGCCCCTTCATACTGTTTTTAAGGCTGATAAGCGGATGATTGGCGATACTCGTTACATGACTGAATGGGGCGAAGTAAAGGCCTTTGAAAATCACTCTGGACAAACTTACTTTGATAATACTGATATGCTTCATCCTTTCGGCGAAATGATTGAAGGCTATGGTAATAACCCACAAGATAAAGTTGAAGGCTTACGTTACAAGAACTTTATTGGTTCATATTCTCACGGACCTTTGCTTCGAAATACAAATGTCGCAAATGCGATTGTTAAGATGATTCTAGAACGTCACAAGGAGCGTACTGCTAATGAAGTTGAATCCGTTTAGAAAAGAAAGCCTCAAGCGTTATTTGGGTACTGATAAGCACTTTGCCAAAACGCTTGGGGCTTTTGACTTATTAACTATCGGTATTGGCGCAGTTATTGGTACTGGAATTTTTATTTTACCAGGTACTGTTGCCGCTAAAGAAGCTGGCCCTGGTGTAACTTTATCATTTTTAGTTGCAGCTTTAGTTTGTACTCTAGCAAGTATGTGTTATGCGGAACTTTCCTCTAGCATCCCAGTCGCTGGCTCAGCCTATTCCTATGGAAATATTCTTTATGGAGAAGTCATTGGCTGGATTCTAGGCTGGGCACTGATTCTAGAATATATGCTATCCGTTGCGGCTGTTTCTGCTGGCTGGGCTTCTTATTTTAATTCGCTGCTCCATAGTTTTGGTTTACATATACCACATCATTTTGAAGGACCGTTTGATCCCCTAAATGGTACGTACCTAAATTTATGGGCGGTTATCAGTGTTTTATTAATTGGAATTTTACTCTCACGTGGAATGAAAACATCCATGAAATTTAATAATGCAGCAGTTTTAATTAAGATTGCTATTATATTTATATTCATTGGTGTTGGTTTATTTTTCATTAAACCGAAAAATTATCAACCTTTCACTCCCTATGGTACAACTGGTGTTTTACGTGGCGCTACAACGGTCTTTTTCGCCTTTCTAGGCTTTGACGTTGTTTCATCCTCAGCTGCCGAAGTTAAAAATCCTAAGAAAAATATGCCAATTGGAATCATTGGTACCTTAATTGTGGCAGCCCTTCTTTATATGGGAGTATCAGTTGTTTTAACTGGAATGGTAAACTACAAGCAGCTAGATGTAGCAAATCCCGTTGCCTACGCTTTAAAATTAGTTAACCAAGGCTGGGTAGCTGACCTCTTATCAATTGGAGCAATTGTGGGAATGAGTACAATGATGCTTACCATGATCTATTCAAGTTCACGTTTAATTTATTCTATTGGCCGTGATGGATTATTGCCAAATTTTTTAGGAAAAATTGATAAGCATGGCCTTCCAGAAAATGCTCTTTGGATTGTAACCATCGTTATTGCTTTAATGGGAGGGTTATTTTCACTAGAAGAACTTACTAGCTTAGTTTCAATTGGAACGTTACTTGCCTTTACTTTCGTATCTTTCGGCGTCATTTTATTGCGCAGAAGAAAAGATATTCCTGAAGGCGACTTTAAAGTCCCATTTTACCCAATAATTCCAATTCTTTCTGGCCTAGCCTGCATTGGAATGATGTGCTTTTTATCAGTTAAAACTTACATTTTTGCTGGTATTTGGTTCCTATTTGGATTATTTATTTACTGCGTTTATGGATATAAGCATAGCAAGATTAGTAAAAGAAATAATTAGTTAGCAAAAAAGCTTAGTTACTGCACAAATACGTGTGCTATCAAGTAACTAAGCTTTTTCTTATCTTTTATGTTTGGGTTCCCAGTTAAGGGCTAAAACGGCACAAATAATCATAATTGACCCAATCCAATCAATTGGCGCCATCACCAATCCAAAAATAATTACAGAACCAATTGTAGCTGAAACCGGCTCAAAAGCATCTAACAAACTAGCAGTTGATGGTTTAATATAGCGAAGCGAGCCCATCATCCATTGAAAAGGAATTAAGGTACCTATTACAATCACGCCAGCCATCAGCCAAAAAATATTAATATTGTTTGGAATCTTCGGCCATACAGGATGTGCAAGTGCCAAAGCTATTCCTGAAAAAAGTAATCCCCAACCTGTAACTACAAGACTTGAAGTATGATCAAGCAATCTACGTGGAATCAAAGTATTAGTAGCTACGCCGACTGCAGAAATAAGGCCCCAGAATAAGACTGATGGGGTCAAAGATAGTTGATTAAAATGACCATGTGTAGCTAAAAAGAAAACACCTAAAAAAGCGACGATAGCTGCAATAACATCTACTGCCCGCAATACTTGGTGTTCAAATACTACCATATAAAATAAGACAAAAAATGGCCCAATAAACTGTAAAACGGTCGCAACTGAAGCATTTGCCTGTTGAACCACGATAAAGTAACAATATTGCACAGGCAATAAACCTAATAACCCATAAGCAATAACGGTAATCGCATCTTTTTTATCAGTCATTGTTTTTAATGGCTTTTTTCCAGTTACCTGGGCAAAAATCAAAAGCAAAATTCCACTTAATACCATTCTTACCTGAGAAATCCAAATCGGCGTTATACTTGCACTGATATTAAAGAGTCCCTTAGCAAATAAACCCGAAATCCCCCAAAAAACACAAGCTAAAGCAGCTAAGCATGTCCATAATCTCTTTTTCGTCATATCTTTCCAACTTTCCTAATCTTATGCAAGACTCATCATAACATACTGCCAAAAAATTATCTTTTTCCTCTTGCTTTTTCAAAGTAAATCGATTTAAATATAATTAATATAAAAATTAAAAAGCAATGAAGAGACGAGTAGATAATTTTATTCTTTCAGTGAATTAGCGTTAGTGAGAAGCTAGTAGACCCTGAATTATCGAATAACACTTTTTCGCTGTGCTGCTAGCCTAAATTACAGTAAGCTACGCCGTCATCGGTACGTTATCAAGCCGAGGAGCATGATTGTGCTCTATTAAGCTGGTCTATTTTTAGACAATTTAGGTGGTACCGCGGAAAAAAGCCTTTCGTCCTGAGAACATCAGGAGTGAAGGGCTTTTTCTTTACTCTTAATATTTTTTCTAAGGAGTATATAATTATGACATTGATATTACCTAAGGACTACCAACCAAGTCTAACCATTCGTGATACTGAAGCCGCAATTGTTTTCATTAGAGAAACTTTTCAAGACAAAATTGCTGAAAAATTAAATGTTCAACGAATGTCAGCACCAATGTTTGTTGAAAAATCTACTGGATTAAACGACAACTTAAATGGTGTTGAACGCCCCGTTTCTTTTGATATGAAAGCTATGCCTAACGATACAATTGAAGTAGTTCATTCACTAGCCAAATGGAAACGTCTGGCACTTAAGCGCTACGGATTTGGAATGCATGAAGGTCTTTACACTAATATGAACGCAATTAGACGTGATGAAGATTTAGATAATTTCCACTCAATTTACGTAGACCAGTGGGATTGGGAAAAAATCATTTCCAAAGATGAGCGTAATATCGATACCTTAAAAGATACTGTTAAGCAAATCTTTAAAGCAATCAAAGAGACAGAAAAAGAAGTTGCAGCCCGCTACCCTAGCTCTACTTATCGTTTACCTAGCGAAATTACATTTATTACTACGCAAGAACTCGAAGACCGCTGGCCTGATTTAACACCTGATGAGCGTGAAGATAAAATTGCTAAAGAGAAAAAAGCTGTATTTTTAATGAAGATTGGAGATAAGCTAAAACGTAGTGGTAAGCCACATGATGGTCGCGCACCAGACTACGATGATTGGCAATTAAATGGTGACCTCTTATTTTGGTATGAACCTTTACAACGTAAATTAGAAATCTCTTCAATGGGAATTCGTGTCAGTGAAGAATCACTAAAAACGCAACTAAAAAAAGCCCATGCCGAAGAAAGAGCAGCTTTGCCATTTCATAAAATGCTTTTAAACGGAGAGCTTCCTTATACAATTGGCGGAGGAATCGGACAATCTCGTTTGTGCATGCTTTTACTCGGAAAAGCCCATATTGGAGAAGTTCAAGCTAGCATCTGGCCTCCAAAAATGATTGAAAAATGTGAAGCAGCTGGAATGCAAATGTTATAAAAAAGGAGTATCGGTTGATACTCCTTTTTTAATACATTAAATTATTAGTTACTGGTTGTAAGATACGCCTACTATTTTCCTGCATTACTAACTTTCGTTTTCCCGTAATCATCCACAAATAAATGCATACCGGAACGACTACTGAAATAATGGCAACTAACCATTCACCTGTGCTCCCATTCCAAGTACCAGGTTGATCTCCATTTTCTTGTAAAAAGATCAAAAAATCCATAAAGAAGTGCATCAACATTGTCAGCCATAATTTACCAGTATATAAATAAACAATCGCAAAAAACAATCCTATTCCAAATGCAAATGTAACTTGAGCAACAGTTGGTGCCAATTTTTGCCATCCCAAATTATCGAAATGAAGTAAGCCGAAAAACAAAGCACTGATAAAAATAGTTATTGGGACCTGCCATTTGCTCTTTCTCAAAGCATATAGCAATATGATAATCATTAAGTACCGATTCATTTCTTCCATTAACCCAGCTTCAGCTGCTTCGCTAAAACTATTTAGAGTAAACTTCATTGGATCAGCATGATAGGAAAAAAGGATAGAAAATAGATTATTACCCTGTCCACCAAATGCATTCCACAAAATATCAACAATCCCAAAAGCAATCAAAAAGACCAATACACTGTTAGAGAAATTAATTGATCTGTGGAATTTCAAATTGAAGTTAAAACTATAGCCCCATCCCTGTGCTAAAAAACAGCCTAAAATGATATAAGCTACGGCAGCCCAAAGACCAGTTGATATAATAGTATTAAAGAATTTATTTCCCGGGATATGACCTAATGTGCTAGCTTCCATTACATTTTCCATCATTAAAAAGACAAGAATTATGCGTGGAATAATCCAATTAACATCCCCAGCTATTGCGATGATAAAAGGCACTAACCATACTAAGCCGATTAGTAAAAAGACACTTGCTACTAAAATCCCCATTTGTGGCCAAGTTTTAGCTACTGCATTCATTAGTTCAATCCAGCCGCCTAAGGACAATAACGGCCAAAAGATAATCATCAACCAGCGATTAAAAGTATTAACTTTAGGTGGCTTTCTCTGCCAAAGAACTAGTAGTAACATCAAAACTAACACTGGCGAGAAAAAGATTAATAAAAATACTTCGTTATGTTGCACCCATAATTGATGTCTCAAACCTGGATTAAGATAGAGAAAAATATAAAAAATTATACTTAGGACTAATTCCGCAATTAATGCATAGCGTGCTTTTTCTTTCATGTGGTTTAACTTCTTCCTAGTATTACTAACATATTCTCTTCAGTATACAAAAAAGGACTACCTAAGCCAAACTGCCTAGTAGTCCTTTCTTAAATTATTTACTAGCCTTACGATCTTTTCTAGAGATAATGAACATAATTAATGGTAAAACAATAAATCCAAAAATCATCATTGCTATTGCATACCAATTAATTCCAGTTACTTGTCCACTTGCATTAACCACACCAAATTGTGCTTTCCAGTTATATTCAACTAATAAGAAAATAACTAAGACGATTGAAAGAAT is a window encoding:
- a CDS encoding type 1 glutamine amidotransferase — its product is MADKTIKIAYLYEDLMNTYGDSGDVKVIRYLLDKQGYQTEVDNISLDDKFNANDYDFLFFGGGQDFEQTVVAKDLPRHKETIENYINAGNPMLCICGGYQLMGDYYKTNSGITIKGLGILPLHTVFKADKRMIGDTRYMTEWGEVKAFENHSGQTYFDNTDMLHPFGEMIEGYGNNPQDKVEGLRYKNFIGSYSHGPLLRNTNVANAIVKMILERHKERTANEVESV
- the asnA gene encoding aspartate--ammonia ligase, with product MTLILPKDYQPSLTIRDTEAAIVFIRETFQDKIAEKLNVQRMSAPMFVEKSTGLNDNLNGVERPVSFDMKAMPNDTIEVVHSLAKWKRLALKRYGFGMHEGLYTNMNAIRRDEDLDNFHSIYVDQWDWEKIISKDERNIDTLKDTVKQIFKAIKETEKEVAARYPSSTYRLPSEITFITTQELEDRWPDLTPDEREDKIAKEKKAVFLMKIGDKLKRSGKPHDGRAPDYDDWQLNGDLLFWYEPLQRKLEISSMGIRVSEESLKTQLKKAHAEERAALPFHKMLLNGELPYTIGGGIGQSRLCMLLLGKAHIGEVQASIWPPKMIEKCEAAGMQML
- a CDS encoding CPBP family intramembrane glutamic endopeptidase, with product MKEKARYALIAELVLSIIFYIFLYLNPGLRHQLWVQHNEVFLLIFFSPVLVLMLLLVLWQRKPPKVNTFNRWLMIIFWPLLSLGGWIELMNAVAKTWPQMGILVASVFLLIGLVWLVPFIIAIAGDVNWIIPRIILVFLMMENVMEASTLGHIPGNKFFNTIISTGLWAAVAYIILGCFLAQGWGYSFNFNLKFHRSINFSNSVLVFLIAFGIVDILWNAFGGQGNNLFSILFSYHADPMKFTLNSFSEAAEAGLMEEMNRYLMIIILLYALRKSKWQVPITIFISALFFGLLHFDNLGWQKLAPTVAQVTFAFGIGLFFAIVYLYTGKLWLTMLMHFFMDFLIFLQENGDQPGTWNGSTGEWLVAIISVVVPVCIYLWMITGKRKLVMQENSRRILQPVTNNLMY
- a CDS encoding tyrosine-protein phosphatase translates to MEHNRLITFDGTVNFRDIGGYENNEGKHVKWGKIYRSDSLSSLTERDEEKLAKMNVTVDCDLRTSNEQVMAPDRKWQGVEVWDCHVYAEDSSGNFVNDSHKLYRFLHHIPKVDSYLGEIYQNVILSPASQKAFARVFAALLTLPENEALVYHCSAGKDRTGMTTALILKGLGIDEHTIARDYLLTNELYTFGLKKQLPSDSEMIKMVNRMNVTEGEGTAVKGITQTIDAGYGGFENYFTKELGFSKQDLKDFRKLYLE
- the thiD gene encoding bifunctional hydroxymethylpyrimidine kinase/phosphomethylpyrimidine kinase; translated protein: MSNEHIEALTIAGHDSDGSAGMPADLHAFYARGVYGMGLLTAAVAGNSQGIFAQQLMPLDFIQKQFDVLNDDFKIKAVKTGMLANKDIIDVVAKNLKHYQMQNIVLDPVIITKHGATLLADDAYQAFLKKLVPLATIITPNFFEAQKLTGLELKNESEIKQGAKMLQKMGAKNVLIKGSHHNDRQPEVKDYLLLDDGSDEWLTKPYFKTDRVNGTGDTLSAVIAAELAKGNNVKTAVKIAKDFTYEALSHPINVGAKYGPINHLAAQEEMKQ
- a CDS encoding LacI family DNA-binding transcriptional regulator, with the protein product MVKLTDVAAKAGCSVTTVSRVINNYGYISQKTRKKVHEAMRELNYQPNSVARSLQGKKTKLIGLIFPDVSNPFFGELVSKIEDQLFNHGYKTILCNAGSDTEKERTYLQMLMANQVDGIIAGAHNLGIEEYQRTGLPIVSFDRKLSDNIPIVSADNFKGGSLATQELYNHGARHIYFVGNPTLDGHPTQKRLLGYKETIKELQLTEHIHPVIFNETLALKEMAIKDLLENHKVDGIVASDDLTALLIMNISHELGIKIPKDLKIIGFDGSKVVRDFEPRLSTIVQPIPSIAQLLVKLLEKRIDNPTEKLDNYTYYLPVELLKRESSGN
- a CDS encoding DMT family transporter, whose translation is MTKKRLWTCLAALACVFWGISGLFAKGLFNISASITPIWISQVRMVLSGILLLIFAQVTGKKPLKTMTDKKDAITVIAYGLLGLLPVQYCYFIVVQQANASVATVLQFIGPFFVLFYMVVFEHQVLRAVDVIAAIVAFLGVFFLATHGHFNQLSLTPSVLFWGLISAVGVATNTLIPRRLLDHTSSLVVTGWGLLFSGIALALAHPVWPKIPNNINIFWLMAGVIVIGTLIPFQWMMGSLRYIKPSTASLLDAFEPVSATIGSVIIFGLVMAPIDWIGSIMIICAVLALNWEPKHKR
- a CDS encoding APC family permease: MKLNPFRKESLKRYLGTDKHFAKTLGAFDLLTIGIGAVIGTGIFILPGTVAAKEAGPGVTLSFLVAALVCTLASMCYAELSSSIPVAGSAYSYGNILYGEVIGWILGWALILEYMLSVAAVSAGWASYFNSLLHSFGLHIPHHFEGPFDPLNGTYLNLWAVISVLLIGILLSRGMKTSMKFNNAAVLIKIAIIFIFIGVGLFFIKPKNYQPFTPYGTTGVLRGATTVFFAFLGFDVVSSSAAEVKNPKKNMPIGIIGTLIVAALLYMGVSVVLTGMVNYKQLDVANPVAYALKLVNQGWVADLLSIGAIVGMSTMMLTMIYSSSRLIYSIGRDGLLPNFLGKIDKHGLPENALWIVTIVIALMGGLFSLEELTSLVSIGTLLAFTFVSFGVILLRRRKDIPEGDFKVPFYPIIPILSGLACIGMMCFLSVKTYIFAGIWFLFGLFIYCVYGYKHSKISKRNN